Proteins encoded together in one Antennarius striatus isolate MH-2024 chromosome 13, ASM4005453v1, whole genome shotgun sequence window:
- the alg8 gene encoding dolichyl pyrophosphate Glc1Man9GlcNAc2 alpha-1,3-glucosyltransferase: MPDVSIKFCLYKPNNVMAAPVVDSWSWFPALALGVSFLKCLFINAYHSTDFEVHRNWLAITYSLPLSRWYHENTSEWTLDYPPLFAWFEFGLSHVAQHFDRNMLVLENLNYASPSTVIFQRMSVIFTDAMFILATRECCRCVQTQKGSLDVLNRPSFVLAVLLLWNFGLLIVDHIHFQYNGFLFGFLLLSVAKHLQSKHLQGALLFAILLNLKHIYLYVAPAYGIYLLRSYCFTQDNGDGSIRWRSFSPLRLLALGSIVVFVCALSFGPFINMEQLPQVLSRLFPFKRGLCHAYWAPNIWALYNVLDKILMILGVRQKLLDEANLPRASMTGGLVQEFEHSVLPSISPSITLACTLISILPAVASIWRRPRGARGFLRCLLICALASFMFGWHVHEKAILIAILPLSILAVETKEDAGIFLVLTTSGHYSLLPLIFTPAEVPLKAVLMLMFVIYSFTALSKLHSGQGSLVHPLESAYLFGLIPLALACEIIFPLSLWQQRLPFLPLLVTSVYCSVGVCYSFLRLYVSLLRQEEKPKQQ; this comes from the exons ATGCCCGatgtgtcaataaagttttgtctTTACAAACCCAACAACGTCATGGCTGCGCCCGTGGTGGACAGTTGGAGCTGGTTTCCAGCGTTAGCACTTGGGGTTTCCTTTCTGAAATGTCTCTTTATCAACGCCTA tcaTTCCACTGATTTTGAGGTGCACAGGAACTGGTTGGCCATCACGTACAGTTTGCCGCTGTCCAGGTGGTACCATGAG AACACATCAGAGTGGACTCTGGATTACCCTCCTCTGTTTGCCTGGTTCGAGTTTGGTCTGTCCCATGTGGCTCAGCACTTTGACAGAAACATGCTGGTGCTGGAGAACCTGAACTACGCCAGCCCCTCCACTGTCATCTTCCAGAGGATGTCCGTCATTTTCACTGATGCAATGTTTATCTTAGCAACCAGAGA GTGCTGCAGGTGTGTTCAGACACAGAAAGGCTCTTTGGATGTTTTGAACCGCCCGTCTTTCGTCCTGGCTGTCCTGCTGCTGTGGAACTTCGGCCTCCTCATCGTCGACC ATATTCATTTCCAGTATAACGGCTTCTTGTTTGGTTTCCTGCTTCTGTCGGTGGCCAAACACCTACAG TCCAAACACCTACAGGGGGCGCTACTGTTTGCCATCCTgctcaacctgaagcacatctACCTCTACGTTGCTCCGGCTTATGGCATCTACCTGCTGAGGAGTTACTGCTTTACCCAGGACAACGGAG ATGGCTCCATCCGCTGGAGGAGTTTCAGTCCACTTCGCCTGCTGGCTCTCGGCAGCATCGTTGTCTTCGTCTGCGCACTGTCCTTCGGCCCCTTCATCAATATG gaACAGCTCCCTCAGGTCCTGTCCCGTCTCTTCCCCTTTAAACGGGGCCTCTGTCACGCCTACTGGGCCCCCAACATTTGGGCGCTGTACAACGTGCTGGACAAAATCTTGATGATTCTTG GTGTCCGCCAGAAGCTGCTGGACGAGGCAAACCTTCCTAGAGCCTCCATGACGGGTGGTTTGGTTCAGGAGTTTGAACACTCTGTCCTCCCCTCCATCTCCCCCTCCATCACACTAGCCTGCACCCTGATCTCCATCCTG CCGGCGGTGGCGTCCATCTGGCGACGCCCCCGTGGTGCTCGGGGTTTCCTGCGCTGCCTGCTGATCTGTGCTCTGGCGTCTTTCATGTTCGGCTGGCACGTTCACGAGAAGGCCATTCTCATCGCCATCCTGCCTCTCAG CATTCTGGCAGTTGAGACCAAAGAGGATGCTGGGATTTTCCTGGTCCTGACCACCTCAGGCCATTATTCCCTTCTCCCGCTCATCTTCACTCCAGCAG AGGTACCACTCAAAGCGGTCCTGATGCTGATGTTTGTGATCTACTCGTTCACTGCTCTGAGTAAACTGCACAG TGGTCAGGGGTCTCTGGTCCATCCTCTGGAGTCAGCCTACCTGTTTGGACTGATCCCCCTGGCGCTAGCCTGTGAGATTATTTTCCCTCTGTCGCTATGGCAACAGAGGCTGCCCTtcctccccctgctggtgaCCTCGGTATACTGCTCGGTGGGTGTCTGTTACTCCTTCCTGCGTCTGTACGTCAGCCTGCtgaggcaggaggagaagcCAAAGCAGCAGTGA
- the pcf11 gene encoding pre-mRNA cleavage complex 2 protein Pcf11 — translation MDCLLINAFASEKVGVVFPWSIDSKMDDKAARQDACREYQSSLEDLTFNSKPHINMLTILAEENLNFAKDIVAIIEAQISKAPSTEKLPVLYLVDSIVKNVGGEYLAVFAKNLITSFICVFEKVDENTRKSLFKLRSTWDDVFPLKKLYALDVRVNSVDPAWPIKPLPPTVNSSIHVNPKFLKQSEEVSSPPPVPSPQPAAPAQAATPASASTPAPTPAAAAAPAPQPTPPVSQYSLTQEQLIRQQLLAKQKQLLELQQKKIELELEQTKAQLVGGFVLPTPTPLSTPATQSVTPKPVCQPAPAVRPWVPPQTQPDPKLSTRDPRLNRNGPPAVSQSKEQLTGKKADTTTTGSPAPMPEKPARPDKVKPLRKEVQEEKPKSKSPSPMTKGVQNKSKQPEAEIQKPADTKKDPRLRKRTQDKPVESKDEEIKEKKRSMDKEKKEKEEASQGGDPQRSSKGGKLVNGSVTKHSREDPVDRSGGNARTHARKRTRSRSRSRSPAGSPKRKDRRSPKSRTRSTSLSPSDPHKVNKPRRVRTDEPEHGKPGRDDRPAAKKNQSESRRSKRPAEDRRSESRDSPRNHDGGNKESKDGPHRWRSGWEENKHLKPPEDSHAKPGPPRHKPHNNPTRPSTPRTPKHRLSVDANLQIPEALNSASKKDLLRRASKRLESGEISEEDFLNMAHKIKHFFQYQEEKQHHSENWDDSGKFPKKLLTTPASGQPRPLGNMDAAELSYYEHKSKLRKTQVNHRVTGEEWEGEANAESEEAGQGEKTGSSRSGGHLPSRKYSRTSRDRPGERRSKDREEPQPPHGPMIEDYNHGKEFLSLKSMPSLRFRRRVDPRDSNDREWTSPLMERYDGREEKKSGYAAKRRYGPPADSRHSDPRRPEGPPSSGTVVFRNCPSPAGLDPSGPRFERERLSPLHQRESAEGSPIPRFESPNSEHSDDGPLNMDVLPSHPHPHPPKSILKGPARGPLSSVRQHSNSPGHTPPHDGGLHGSRYDGPEHIGPSRPHPPGWYDVAGPGHYDDASRFDVPLPQGSSRFDGGGPPHHGMPERCDGPHMPRGPLRGGDGMGRFDPQGLGRFDGPLGQQPVRFEGPGPGPGHFEHFNNMTSGPDSGPMGFQQQGPLCFDGPPNQMGPLRFEGPGPIHYDGPLQAGPRFESSHQGGPQLYEPAPGQQVPIRFAAQHNLQNPMRPMAPSIYENPIPPQQNFNMAPQPFPEPMNPQFPAGSMAFPAQSNLQQLGNFNIQPAQPFNQQGPAPFYTPTVGMQQPVNMMNLNQPFLSQNPVPFSQSQQVVPPENHFGQVDVNDLLSKLISNGIIAPSQPDAALTSSTETSTPAPTASPAVEEEEEEEVEVEEDIPDLTSFTIDDMKQRYESVVTKLYSGNQCCLCSMRFTTSQTDMYADHLDWHFRQNHAGKVASKKVTHRRWYYTLRDWIEFEEIADLEDRAKSQFFEKENEEEEQKNQAAAKEKEFQSVKAAKDQVGELCEICQEPFETYWVEEEEDWFLKNAVRVDDKNFHPACFEDYKNSTYIDATPSPNKLLTDHPLSAFVKEEAEEESTSCSVEAAAAAAAAAAAATEVKQEVEPQTVELPDVKKEEKDDLSDVQSDQKV, via the exons ATGGACTGCCTGTTAATCAATGCCTTTGCTAGTGAGAAGGTTGGCGTAGTCTTTCCCTGGTCGATCGACTCAAAGATGGACGACAAAGCGGCGAGGCAAGATGCCTGCCGAGAGTATCAGTCCTCGCTGGAAGACCTGACATTCAACAGCAAGCCGCACATCAACATGCTGACCATTCTGGCCGAGGAAAACCTCAACTTCGCCAAGGATATCGTCGCAATTattgaagcgcaaataagcaAG GCCCCATCAACCGAGAAGCTTCCAGTTTTGTACTTAGTGGATTCCATAGTGAAGAATGTTGGAGGAGAATACCTTGCAGTGTTTGCTAAAAACCTAATCACTTCATTTATATGTGTCTTTGAAAAG GTGGATGAAAACACTAGAAAGAGTCTGTTCAAGTTACGATCGACGTGGGACGATGTCTTTCCTCTGAAGAAATTGTATGCACTGGATGTTCGGGTCAATTCTGTGGACCCGGCCTGGCCTATCAAGCCTCTACCTCCTACTGTCAACTCCAGCATTCATGTCAACCCCAAGTTTTTGAAACAG TCCGAGGAGGTTTCCTCTCCGCCTCCCGTCCCATCCCCACAGCCTGCAGCTCCAGCTCAGGCTGCAACTCCTGCTTCAGCTTCAACTCCTGCTCCAactccagctgcagctgcagctcctgcacCCCAGCCAACCCCCCCTGTCAGCCAGTACAGCCTGACCCAAGAGCAGCTGATCCGTCAGCAGCTGCTGGCCAAACAAAAGCAGCTCCTGGAGCTTCAGCAGAAGAAGATCGAACTGGAATTGGAGCAGACAAAGGCTCAGCTG GTTGGTGGGTTTGTGTTACCAACACCAACTCCATTGTCCACTCCGGCCACGCAGAGCGTAACCCCTAAGCCAGTTTGCCAACCCGCTCCAGCGGTCCGACCCTGGGTCCCTCCGCAGACACAGCCGGACCCCAAACTGTCCACAAGGGACCCTCGTCTAAACCGCAATGGGCCCCCAGCTGTGTCCCAGTCCAAAGAACAACTCACTGGGAAGAAAGCTGACACAaccacaacaggaagtcctgcaCCTATGCCTGAGAAACCTGCCCGGCCAGACAAGGTCAAGCCCCTGAGGAAGGAGGTGCAGGAGGAGAAGCCCAAGTCTAAGTCTCCTTCTCCGATGACCAAAGGCGTCCAGAATAAAAGCAAACAGCCAGAGGCGGAGATCCAGAAGCCGGCGGACACAAAGAAAGACCCCAGGCTGAGGAAACGCACGCAGGACAAGCCTGTGGAGTCCAAGGATGAGGAgataaaggagaaaaagaggTCCATGgacaaggagaagaaagagaaagaggaggcaaGCCAGGGAGGAGACCCTCAGAGGTCGTCCAAGGGGGGGAAGCTGGTGAACGGCTCCGTGACCAAACACAGTCGTGAGGATCCTGTAGATCGGTCAGGAGGCAATGCCCGAACACACGCCAGGAAACGCACCCGCTCAAGATCCAGATCGCGTTCCCCTGCTGGGTCCCCCAAGAGGAAGGACAGGCGATCCCCCAAGAGCAGAACCAGGAGCACCTCCTTGTCCCCATCAGACCCCCATAAAGTCAACAAACCAAGAAGGGTCCGAACAGATGAACCAGAGCACGGCAAGCCCGGCCGAGACGACCGGCCGGCAGCCAAAAAGAACCAGTCGGAAAGCCGGAGGTCTAAGAGACCGGCAGAGGACCGGCGCTCCGAATCCAGAGACTCTCCACGGAACCATGACGGAGGCAACAAGGAGTCCAAGGATGGTCCTCACCGCTGGAGGAGCGGCTGGGAGGAGAACAAACA tcTGAAGCCCCCTGAAGACAGTCATGCGAAGCCTGGACCCCCCCGACACAAACCGCACAACAACCCGACTCGCCCTTCCACCCCCCGGACCCCGAAGCACCGCCTCAGCGTAGACGCCAACCTGCAGATACCTGAAGCCCTCAACTCCGCCTCCAAGAAGGACCTGCTGCGGAGg GCCAGTAAGCGTCTGGAGAGTGGGGAGATTTCTGAGGAGGACTTCCTGAACATGGCCCACAAGATCAAGCATTTCTTCCAGTAtcaggaggagaagcagcaTCACTCTGAGAACTGGGACGACTCAGGCAAGTTTCCCAAGAAACTGCTGACCACGCCGGCCTCCGGACAGCCCCGCCCTCTCGGCAATATGGACGCAGCAGAGCTGTCGTACTACGAGCACAAGTCTAAGCTGAGGAAGACTCAGGTCAACCACCGAGTCACCGGCGAGGAGTGGGAGGGTGAGGCCAACGCGGAGAGCGAAGAGGCTGGGCAGGGAGAAAAGACGGGAAGCAGCCGGAGTGGCGGACACCTGCCGTCGCGCAAGTACAGCCGGACATCCCGAGATAGGCCAG GTGAAAGGAGGAGTAAAGACCGCGAGGAGCCGCAGCCGCCTCACGGCCCGATGATCGAGGACTACAACCACGGCAAAGAATTCCTCTCTCTAAAATCAATGCCCAGTCTTCGCTTCAGGAGACGAGTCGACCCCAGAGACTCCA ATGACCGCGAGTGGACTTCTCCGCTCATGGAGCGTTATGACGGGcgtgaggagaagaagagcgGATACGCTGCAAAGCGTAGGTATGGCCCTCCTGCAGATTCCCGGCACTCAGACCCTCGAAGGCCAGAGGGACCCCCGTCTTCTGGCACGGTGGTCTTCAGGAACTGTCCGAGCCCTGCTGGTCTGGACCCATCGGGCCCCAGGTTTGAGCGCGAGCGCCTATCCCCTCTGCACCAGAGGGAGTCCGCTGAGGGGAGCCCAATACCACGCTTTGAGAGCCCCAATAGCGAGCACTCTGACGATGGACCCCTCAACATGGATGTACTTCCTTCCCACCCGCATCCTCATCCCCCTAAATCCATCCTCAAAGGACCGGCACGAGGACCTCTGTCATCCGTCCGACAGCACAGCAACTCTCCAGGACACACGCCGCCTCATGATGGGGGGCTTCACGGCTCCCGGTATGATGGGCCTGAACACATCGGCCCCTCCAGACCACATCCCCCGGGGTGGTACGACGTTGCGGGGCCCGGTCACTACGATGACGCGTCACGGTTTGACGTGCCTCTCCCCCAGGGGTCCAGCAGGTTTGATGGTGGCGGACCGCCTCATCACGGCATGCCAGAAAGGTGTGACGGCCCCCACATGCCTCGTGGTCCGTTAAGAGGTGGTGATGGTATGGGCCGGTTTGACCCACAGGGCCTGGGGAGGTTTGATGGCCCCCTTGGTCAGCAGCCGGTGAGGTTTGAGGGACCGGGGCCCGGACCAGGCCACTTTGAGCATTTCAACAACATGACCTCCGGTCCTGACTCTGGACCAATGGGCTTCCAGCAGCAAGGCCCCCTGTGCTTCGACGGCCCTCCTAACCAAATGGGTCCATTGAGGTTCGAAGGGCCTGGTCCAATCCACTACGACGGGCccctccaggcaggacccaggtTTGAGTCGTCCCATCAGGGCGGGCCCCAGCTCTACGAGCCCGCCCCAGGCCAGCAGGTCCCAATCAGGTTCGCCGCGCAGCACAACCTGCAGAACCCCATGAGGCCGATGGCCCCATCCATCTATGAGAATCCCATACCCCCCCAGCAGAACTTCAACATGGCCCCTCAGCCTTTCCCAGAGCCCATGAACCCTCAGTTCCCCGCCGGATCGATGGCGTTCCCAGCTCAGTCAAACCTGCAGCAGTTGGGAAACTTTAACATACAGCCAGCACAACCCTTCAACCAGCAGGGCCCCGCCCCCTTCTACACCCCCACTGTGGGCATGCAGCAACCG GTAAACATGATGAACCTCAACCAGCCTTTCCTGTCTCAGAACCCGGTGCCTTTCAGTCAGA GTCAACAGGTCGTCCCTCCAGAAAACCACTTTGGTCAGGTGGACGTCAACGACCTGCTCTCGAAACTGATATCCAACGGCATCATCGCACCCTCGCAGCCCGACGCGGCGCTGACCTCCAGCACCG AAACCTCGACTCCGGCCCCGACGGCTTCACcagcagtggaggaggaggaggaggaggaggtagaggtagaggaaGACATCCCCGACCTCACCAGCTTCACCATCGATGACATGAAACA GCGCTACGAGAGCGTGGTGACCAAACTGTACTCGGGGAATCAGTGCTGCTTGTGCAGCATGAGGTTCACCACCTCTCAGACCGACATGTACGCCGACCACCTGGACTGGCACTTTAGGCAGAACCACGCCGGGAAGGTCGCCAGCAAGAAGGTCACACACCGTCGCTGGTACTACACTCTCAgg GATTGGATCGAGTTTGAGGAGATTGCCGACCTTGAGGATCGAGCCAAGAGTCAGTTCTTTGAGAAggagaacgaggaggaggagcagaagaacCAGGCGGCTGCTAAAGAGAAGGAGTTCCAAAGTGTTAAAGCCGCCAAGGACCAAGTGGGAGAG CTTTGTGAAATCTGCCAGGAGCCATTTGAGACCTactgggtggaggaggaggaggactggtTCCTGAAGAACGCCGTCAGGGTCGACGACAAG AACTTCCATCCTGCGTGCTTTGAAGATTACAAAAAT TCAACCTACATCGACGCCACACCGTCGCCAAACAAGTTGCTCACCGATCACCCGCTGAGCGCCTTCGTAAAGGAGGAAGCAGAAGAGGaaagcacttcctgttctgtcgaggctgctgctgctgctgctgctgctgctgctgctgctacagaagtcaaacaggaagtagagcctCAGACTGTCGAGCTTCCCGAcgtgaaaaaagaggaaaaagacgATTTATCTGATGTGCAATCGGATCAGAAAGTGTAA
- the ccdc90b gene encoding coiled-coil domain-containing protein 90B, mitochondrial — protein sequence MMSALLRRCNLRWVGRCRDFHMTAPVVTFDLRKVELKPLEQRKLTFDSHAMVIELESSGFEKSQAELIVSALVTLTTANMDIVYKDLVTKAHQEIALQQIMAHLDSIRKDMVILEKSEFANLRSENTKMKRELEQLKNRLQEECERVRAETKLDINLESSRISDMFTEQEKRMMEASTDFHQKKTDLELDNMEINKKMDLQVASLKTVLESLKLETVRYLAASVFCCLAIALGVYRLWR from the exons ATGATGAGCGCGCTGCTGCGGCGCTGTAACTTGCGGTGGGTCGGGAGGTGtagag ACTTCCATATGACTGCACCtgtggtgacctttgacctcaggaAAGTTGAATTAAAGCCTCTGGAGCAGCGAAAACTTACCTTCGACTCCCATGCTATGGTGATAGAGCTGGAGAGCAGCG GTTTTGAGAAGAGTCAAGCCGAGCTGATCGTTTCTGCTCTGGTCACTCTGACGACAGCCAACATGGACATTGTCTATAAAGACCTGGTGACCAAAGCCCACCAa GAAATTGCGTTGCAGCAGATCATGGCTCATCTGGACTCCATCAGGAAGGACATGGTGATCCTGGAGAAAAGCGAGTTTGCCAACCTCCGGTCTGAAAACACG aAAATGAAGCGAGAGCTGGAGCAGCTGAAGAACAGACTACAG GAGGAGTGTGAGAGGGTCCGAGCAGAAACCAAACTGGACATCAACCTGGAGAGCAGCAGGATCTCTGACatg TTCACTGAGCAGGAGAAGAGGATGATGGAGGCCAGCACAGACTTTCATCAGAAG aaaacAGACCTTGAACTTGACAACATGGAAATCAACAAGAAGATGGACCTGCAGGTGGCTTCGCTTAAAACTGTCCTGGAGTCTCTGAAACTGGAGACCGTACGATACCTGGCAG CGTCCGTGTTCTGCTGCCTGGCCATCGCTCTGGGAGTTTACCGGCTGTGGAGGTGA